The following proteins are co-located in the Phreatobacter oligotrophus genome:
- the gltB gene encoding glutamate synthase large subunit — MSGLGVEAGMGRATKANTPAATKNRTRAVIDPGLPEAQGLYDPRNEKDSCGVGFIADMKGRKSHKIVQDGIQILLNLEHRGAVGADPRAGDGAGMLVQIPDAFFRKEAAKLGFSLPEPGHYAVGFIFFPRDPAGQAIVREAIEKVVADEGQVLLGWRDVPTDNASLGESVKPTEPLHKQIFVARGPGVESEEEFERRLFVLRKVISNLVYDLNDPRTKGYYPVSLSCRTIVYKGMFLADQLGSYYPDLHDPSFESALALVHQRFSTNTFPAWSLAHPYRMVAHNGEINTLRGNVNWMAARQASVDSELFGNDISKLWPISYEGQSDTACFDNALEFLVQGGYSLAHAVMMLVPEAWAGNKLMDEQRRAFYEYHAAIMEPWDGPASIAFTDGRQIGATLDRNGLRPARWFVTKDDRIIMASEMGVLPVPESEIVRKWRLQPGKMLLVDLAEGRIISDEEIKAQLAASNPYKEWLERSQLILEDLPPVEPRASRTDVPLLDKQQAFGYTQEDVKILLEPMATTGQEAVGSMGTDTPISALSSKSKLLYTYFKQNFAQVTNPPIDPIREELVMSLVSFIGPRPNLFDLDGTSRRKRLEVRQPILTNEDLEKIRCIGHREDSFDTKTLDITYPAAKGAAGMAEALQLLCDRAEAAVHGRYNIIILSDRMVGPDRIPIPALLATAAVHHHLIRKGLRTAAGLVVETGEAREVHHFCCLAGYGAEAINPYLAFETLEELHEKGQLPPEVDAHEVVKRFIKSIGKGIMKVMSKMGISTYQSYCGAQIFDAVGLADDFVARYFTGTATRIGGVGLPEVAEETVSRHTGAFSDDPTLLTNLEVGGEYAYRIRGEDHVWSPETVAALQHAVRGNSQDRYREFARLVNEQASRLQTIRGLFRIKTAEEVGRKPVPLDEVEPAASIVKRFATGAMSYGSISREAHTTLALAMNAIGAKSNTGEGGEESERFQPLPDGRSMRSAIKQVASGRFGVTTEYLVNSDVMQIKMAQGAKPGEGGQLPGHKVDAVIAKVRHSTPGVGLISPPPHHDIYSIEDLAQLIYDLKNVNPRADVSVKLVSEVGVGTVAAGVAKARADHVTISGFEGGTGASPLTSIKHTGSPWEIGLAETHQTLVLNRLRSRIAVQVDGGLRTGRDVVVGALLGADEFGFATAPLIASGCIMMRKCHLNTCPVGVATQDPVLRKRFKGQPEHVINYFFFVAEEVRELMASMGYRSIDEMVGQMQMLDRREAVDHWKAKGLDFSRLFHKPDVPAEVGVYHSETQNHHLEAVLDRKLIEAAKPALEEGKPVVIETAIGSVNRSVGAMLSGAVAAKFGHNGLTDDAIHVKLKGTAGQSFGAWVARGVTLELEGEANDYVGKGLSGGKLIVYPAAEATSLDVDNSIIVGNTVLYGAIEGECYFRGVAGERFAVRNSGAIAVVEGTGDHGCEYMTGGVVVVLGQTGRNFAAGMSGGIAYVLDEEGDFARRCNLAMVELEPVPEEDELLSRVYHQSGGLDSHGRVDVMSDMSRFDAERLHQLIANHARYTGSKRARDILDNWSEMLPKFRKVMPVEYRRALQEMEQAQQRPLALAGE; from the coding sequence ATGTCGGGTCTGGGGGTCGAGGCGGGCATGGGCCGCGCCACGAAAGCCAATACGCCGGCCGCCACCAAAAACCGCACGCGTGCCGTGATCGATCCGGGCCTGCCGGAAGCGCAGGGTCTTTATGATCCGCGCAACGAGAAGGATTCCTGCGGCGTCGGCTTCATCGCCGACATGAAGGGCCGCAAGTCCCACAAGATCGTCCAGGACGGCATCCAGATCCTGCTCAACCTCGAGCATCGCGGCGCCGTCGGCGCCGATCCGCGCGCCGGTGACGGCGCCGGCATGCTCGTCCAGATCCCCGACGCCTTCTTCCGCAAGGAAGCGGCGAAGCTCGGCTTCTCCCTGCCCGAGCCCGGCCACTACGCCGTCGGCTTCATCTTCTTCCCGCGCGACCCGGCCGGCCAGGCCATCGTCCGCGAGGCGATCGAGAAGGTCGTCGCCGACGAGGGCCAGGTGCTGCTCGGCTGGCGCGACGTGCCGACCGACAACGCCTCGCTCGGCGAGAGCGTCAAGCCGACCGAGCCGCTGCACAAGCAGATCTTCGTCGCCCGCGGCCCGGGCGTGGAGAGCGAGGAGGAGTTCGAGCGCCGCCTCTTCGTGCTGCGCAAGGTCATCTCGAACCTCGTCTATGACCTGAACGACCCGCGCACCAAGGGCTACTACCCCGTGTCGCTGTCGTGCCGGACCATCGTCTACAAGGGCATGTTCCTGGCCGACCAGCTCGGCTCCTACTATCCGGACCTGCACGATCCGAGCTTCGAGAGCGCACTGGCCCTCGTGCACCAGCGCTTCTCGACCAACACCTTCCCGGCCTGGTCGCTCGCCCACCCCTACCGGATGGTCGCCCATAACGGCGAGATCAACACCCTGCGCGGCAACGTCAACTGGATGGCGGCCCGCCAGGCAAGCGTCGATTCCGAGCTCTTCGGCAACGACATCTCCAAGCTCTGGCCGATCTCCTACGAGGGCCAGTCGGACACCGCCTGCTTCGACAACGCGCTGGAGTTCCTCGTCCAGGGCGGCTACTCGCTCGCCCATGCGGTGATGATGCTGGTGCCCGAGGCCTGGGCCGGCAACAAGCTCATGGATGAGCAGCGCCGCGCCTTCTACGAGTACCATGCCGCGATCATGGAGCCCTGGGACGGCCCGGCCTCCATCGCCTTCACCGACGGCCGCCAGATCGGCGCGACGCTGGACCGCAACGGCCTGCGCCCCGCCCGCTGGTTCGTCACCAAGGACGACCGCATCATCATGGCCTCCGAAATGGGCGTGCTGCCCGTTCCGGAGAGCGAGATCGTGCGCAAGTGGCGTCTCCAGCCGGGCAAGATGCTCCTCGTCGACCTCGCCGAGGGCCGCATCATCTCGGACGAGGAGATCAAGGCCCAGCTCGCCGCCTCCAACCCCTACAAGGAGTGGCTGGAGCGCTCGCAGCTGATCCTCGAGGACCTGCCGCCCGTCGAGCCGCGCGCCTCGCGCACCGACGTGCCGCTGCTCGATAAGCAGCAGGCCTTCGGCTACACCCAGGAGGACGTGAAGATCCTGCTGGAGCCGATGGCCACCACCGGCCAGGAGGCCGTGGGCTCGATGGGCACCGACACGCCCATCTCCGCCCTCTCCTCCAAGTCGAAGCTGCTCTACACCTACTTCAAGCAGAACTTCGCCCAGGTGACGAACCCGCCGATCGATCCGATCCGCGAGGAGCTCGTCATGAGCCTCGTCTCCTTCATCGGGCCGCGGCCGAACCTGTTCGACCTCGACGGCACCTCGCGCCGCAAGCGCCTGGAGGTCCGCCAGCCGATCCTCACCAACGAGGACCTGGAGAAGATCCGCTGCATCGGCCACCGCGAGGATTCCTTCGACACGAAGACCCTCGACATCACCTATCCGGCCGCCAAGGGCGCCGCCGGCATGGCGGAAGCCCTGCAGCTGCTCTGCGACCGCGCCGAGGCCGCCGTCCACGGCCGCTACAACATCATCATCCTGTCCGACCGCATGGTCGGCCCGGACCGCATCCCGATCCCGGCGCTGCTCGCCACCGCCGCCGTGCACCATCACCTGATCCGCAAGGGCCTGCGCACCGCCGCCGGCCTCGTCGTGGAGACCGGTGAGGCGCGCGAGGTGCACCACTTCTGCTGCCTTGCCGGCTACGGCGCCGAGGCGATCAACCCCTATCTGGCCTTCGAGACCCTCGAGGAGCTGCACGAAAAGGGCCAGCTGCCACCGGAGGTGGACGCCCACGAGGTGGTGAAGCGCTTCATCAAGTCGATCGGCAAGGGCATCATGAAGGTGATGTCCAAGATGGGCATCTCCACCTACCAGTCCTATTGCGGCGCCCAGATCTTCGACGCCGTCGGCCTCGCCGACGACTTCGTCGCCCGGTACTTCACCGGCACCGCCACCCGCATCGGCGGCGTCGGCCTGCCCGAGGTCGCCGAGGAGACGGTGTCGCGCCACACCGGCGCCTTCTCCGATGACCCGACCCTGCTCACCAACCTCGAGGTCGGCGGCGAATACGCCTATCGCATCCGCGGCGAGGACCATGTCTGGTCGCCGGAGACGGTGGCAGCCCTCCAGCACGCCGTGCGCGGCAACAGCCAGGACCGCTACCGCGAGTTCGCCCGCCTGGTGAACGAGCAGGCGAGCCGGCTGCAGACAATCCGCGGCCTGTTCCGGATCAAGACCGCCGAGGAGGTGGGCCGCAAGCCCGTGCCGCTCGACGAGGTCGAGCCGGCCGCCAGCATCGTCAAGCGTTTCGCCACCGGCGCGATGTCGTATGGCTCAATCTCGCGCGAGGCCCACACGACGCTGGCGCTGGCCATGAACGCCATCGGCGCCAAGTCGAACACCGGCGAGGGCGGTGAGGAATCCGAGCGCTTCCAGCCCCTGCCCGACGGGCGCTCCATGCGCTCGGCGATCAAGCAGGTGGCCTCCGGCCGCTTCGGCGTGACCACGGAATATCTCGTCAATTCCGATGTCATGCAGATCAAGATGGCCCAGGGCGCCAAGCCCGGTGAGGGCGGCCAGCTGCCCGGCCACAAGGTCGATGCGGTCATCGCCAAGGTGCGCCACTCGACGCCGGGCGTCGGCCTCATCTCGCCGCCGCCGCACCACGACATCTACTCGATCGAGGACCTGGCGCAGCTCATCTACGACCTGAAGAACGTCAACCCGCGGGCCGACGTCTCGGTGAAGCTTGTCTCCGAGGTCGGTGTCGGCACGGTCGCGGCGGGTGTCGCCAAGGCGCGCGCCGACCATGTGACGATCTCCGGCTTCGAGGGCGGCACCGGCGCCTCGCCGCTGACCTCCATCAAGCACACGGGCTCGCCGTGGGAGATCGGCCTCGCCGAGACCCACCAGACCCTGGTGCTGAACCGCCTGCGCTCGCGCATCGCGGTGCAGGTCGACGGCGGCCTGCGCACCGGCCGTGACGTGGTCGTGGGCGCCCTGCTGGGTGCCGACGAGTTCGGCTTCGCCACCGCGCCGCTGATCGCCTCCGGCTGCATCATGATGCGCAAGTGCCATCTCAACACTTGTCCCGTCGGCGTCGCCACCCAGGACCCGGTGCTGCGCAAGCGCTTCAAGGGCCAGCCCGAGCACGTCATCAACTACTTCTTCTTCGTCGCCGAGGAAGTGCGCGAGCTGATGGCCTCCATGGGCTACCGCTCCATCGACGAGATGGTCGGCCAGATGCAGATGCTCGACCGCCGCGAGGCCGTCGACCACTGGAAGGCCAAGGGCCTGGACTTCTCGCGGCTCTTCCACAAGCCCGATGTCCCGGCCGAGGTGGGCGTTTATCACTCCGAGACGCAGAACCATCACCTTGAGGCGGTGCTCGACCGCAAGCTCATCGAGGCGGCGAAGCCCGCCCTCGAGGAGGGCAAGCCGGTCGTCATCGAGACGGCCATCGGCAGCGTCAACCGCTCGGTCGGCGCCATGCTGTCGGGCGCGGTCGCGGCGAAGTTCGGCCATAACGGCCTGACGGACGACGCCATCCACGTGAAGCTGAAGGGCACCGCCGGCCAGAGCTTCGGCGCCTGGGTCGCCCGCGGCGTCACGCTGGAGCTCGAGGGCGAGGCCAACGACTATGTCGGCAAGGGCCTCTCGGGCGGCAAGCTGATCGTCTATCCCGCCGCCGAGGCCACCAGCCTCGACGTCGACAACTCGATCATCGTCGGCAACACCGTGCTCTACGGCGCCATCGAGGGCGAATGCTACTTCCGTGGCGTCGCCGGCGAGCGCTTCGCCGTGCGCAACTCGGGCGCCATCGCGGTGGTCGAGGGCACCGGCGACCACGGCTGCGAATACATGACCGGCGGCGTCGTGGTCGTGCTCGGCCAGACCGGGCGCAACTTCGCGGCCGGCATGTCCGGCGGCATCGCCTATGTGCTCGACGAGGAGGGCGACTTCGCCCGTCGCTGCAACCTCGCCATGGTCGAGCTGGAACCCGTTCCGGAGGAGGACGAGCTCCTGTCGCGCGTCTATCACCAGTCCGGTGGCCTCGACAGCCACGGCCGGGTGGACGTGATGAGCGACATGAGCCGCTTCGACGCCGAGCGCCTGCACCAGCTCATCGCCAACCACGCCCGCTACACGGGCTCCAAGCGCGCCAGGGACATCCTCGACAACTGGTCGGAGATGCTGCCGAAATTCAGGAAGGTGATGCCGGTCGAGTACCGCCGCGCGCTTCAGGAAATGGAACAGGCCCAGCAGCGCCCGCTCGCGCTGGCAGGAGAGTAA
- a CDS encoding glutamate synthase subunit beta yields the protein MGKVTGFLEIDRQDRRYAPAGDRIRHYREFVIPLSEEGTRDQAARCMNCGIPFCHNGCPVNNQIPDWNDLVYNGGWREASINLHSTNNFPEFTGRICPAPCEAACTLNIEDTPVTIKTIECAIVDRAWNEGWITPQPAKVKTGKKVAVVGSGPAGLAAAQQLARAGHDVHVYEKFAKAGGLLRYGIPDFKMEKRLIDRRIHQMEAEGVTFHYNEHIGVTRPVQELLDGYDAVLLSGGSEKPRDLPVPGRDLDGVHFAMDFLPQQNRRVSGEPIGTNEPILASGKHVVVIGGGDTGSDCIGTSVRQGALSVTQLEIMPKPPVKEDKSLVWPLWPLKLRTSSSHEEGAERDFAVMTSEFTGANGRVKSLKCVRVDDKMQPVPGSEFELKADLVLLAMGFVNPVHEGMVESLSVGLDARKNVAANTNDYRTSVAKVYAAGDMRRGQSLVVWAIREGRQAAHAIDKDLMGTTTLPR from the coding sequence ATGGGGAAGGTCACGGGCTTTCTGGAGATCGACCGCCAGGACCGGCGCTATGCGCCGGCCGGCGACCGCATCCGCCACTACCGCGAATTCGTCATTCCGCTGAGCGAGGAAGGCACGCGCGACCAGGCTGCGCGCTGCATGAACTGCGGCATTCCGTTCTGTCACAACGGCTGCCCGGTCAACAACCAGATCCCCGACTGGAACGACCTCGTCTACAATGGCGGCTGGCGTGAGGCGTCGATCAACCTCCACTCCACCAACAACTTCCCCGAGTTCACCGGCCGCATCTGCCCCGCGCCTTGCGAGGCGGCCTGCACGCTGAACATCGAGGACACCCCGGTCACCATCAAGACGATCGAATGCGCCATCGTCGACCGCGCCTGGAACGAGGGCTGGATCACGCCCCAGCCGGCCAAGGTGAAGACCGGCAAGAAGGTCGCCGTCGTCGGTTCGGGCCCTGCCGGCCTTGCCGCCGCGCAGCAGCTCGCCCGCGCCGGCCATGACGTCCATGTCTACGAGAAGTTCGCCAAGGCCGGCGGCCTGCTCCGCTACGGCATCCCGGACTTCAAGATGGAGAAGCGGCTCATCGACCGCCGCATCCATCAGATGGAGGCCGAGGGCGTCACCTTCCACTACAACGAGCATATCGGCGTCACCCGCCCGGTGCAGGAGCTGCTCGACGGCTATGACGCCGTGCTGCTCTCGGGTGGCTCGGAAAAGCCGCGCGACCTGCCGGTTCCCGGCCGCGACCTCGACGGCGTCCATTTCGCCATGGACTTCCTGCCCCAGCAGAACCGCCGCGTCTCCGGCGAGCCCATCGGCACCAACGAGCCGATCCTCGCCTCCGGCAAGCACGTCGTCGTCATCGGCGGCGGCGACACTGGATCGGACTGCATCGGCACGTCGGTGCGCCAGGGGGCCCTCTCGGTCACCCAGCTCGAGATCATGCCGAAGCCGCCGGTGAAGGAAGACAAGTCGCTGGTCTGGCCGCTCTGGCCGCTGAAGCTGCGCACCTCCTCCAGCCACGAGGAAGGCGCCGAGCGTGACTTCGCCGTCATGACCTCGGAGTTCACCGGTGCCAATGGCCGGGTGAAGAGCCTCAAGTGCGTCCGCGTCGACGACAAGATGCAGCCGGTGCCGGGTTCCGAGTTCGAGCTGAAGGCGGACCTCGTCCTCCTCGCCATGGGCTTCGTCAACCCGGTCCACGAGGGCATGGTCGAGAGCCTCTCCGTGGGCCTCGATGCGCGCAAGAACGTCGCCGCCAACACCAACGACTACCGGACCTCGGTGGCGAAGGTCTATGCGGCCGGCGACATGCGCCGCGGCCAGAGCCTCGTCGTCTGGGCGATCCGGGAGGGCCGCCAGGCCGCCCACGCCATCGACAAGGATCTGATGGGCACGACCACCCTGCCGCGCTGA
- a CDS encoding threonine aldolase family protein, which produces MFFASDNGLGASDKVMQAILAANGGARLGYGNDDATKAVERRLADLFEREVAVFMVATGTAANGLALSTLTPPWGIVLCHDESHVIEDECCGPEFFTGGAKLVGIPGRGAKITAKALEATIAGLGRRVPHNAPIHALSITQSTELGQVYSVAEVTELAGIAKRHGLGVHMDGARFANAVAALGCTPAEITWKAGVDVLSFGTTKGGTIACEALVYFDPAKASEMVRRRMRAGHLLSKHRFLAAQMEAFLEGGHWLELARHANGAAARLAEGLAAIPGVRLPITPEANGLFPIFRQEIVDALKAEGAVFYPWSDKGLPEAERAGPGECMMRLVTSFATTGADIERFLSIAAKAARPLAAE; this is translated from the coding sequence ATGTTCTTCGCAAGCGACAACGGCCTCGGTGCCTCCGACAAGGTCATGCAGGCGATCCTCGCCGCCAATGGTGGCGCCCGCCTCGGCTACGGCAATGACGATGCGACCAAGGCGGTCGAGCGCCGGCTCGCCGATCTCTTCGAGCGCGAGGTCGCGGTGTTCATGGTGGCTACCGGCACGGCGGCGAACGGCCTTGCCCTCTCCACCCTGACGCCGCCCTGGGGCATCGTCCTCTGCCACGATGAGAGCCACGTCATCGAGGACGAGTGCTGCGGGCCGGAATTCTTCACCGGCGGCGCCAAGCTGGTCGGCATTCCCGGCCGCGGCGCCAAGATCACCGCGAAGGCGCTGGAGGCGACCATCGCCGGCCTCGGCCGCCGGGTGCCGCACAATGCGCCGATCCACGCCCTGTCCATCACCCAGTCCACCGAACTCGGCCAGGTCTATTCCGTCGCCGAGGTGACCGAGCTTGCCGGCATTGCCAAGCGCCATGGCCTCGGCGTGCACATGGACGGCGCGCGCTTCGCCAATGCGGTGGCCGCCCTTGGCTGTACGCCGGCCGAGATCACCTGGAAGGCTGGCGTCGACGTCCTCTCCTTCGGCACCACCAAGGGCGGCACCATCGCCTGCGAGGCGCTGGTCTATTTCGACCCCGCCAAGGCCAGCGAGATGGTCCGCCGGCGGATGCGCGCGGGGCACCTGCTCTCCAAGCACCGCTTCCTCGCCGCCCAGATGGAGGCCTTCCTCGAGGGTGGCCACTGGCTGGAGCTCGCCCGCCATGCCAATGGCGCCGCCGCGCGCCTCGCCGAGGGGCTTGCCGCCATTCCCGGCGTCCGCCTGCCGATCACGCCTGAGGCCAACGGCCTCTTCCCGATCTTCCGGCAGGAAATCGTCGATGCCCTGAAAGCCGAGGGTGCGGTCTTCTATCCCTGGTCGGACAAGGGCCTGCCGGAGGCCGAGCGCGCCGGCCCCGGCGAGTGCATGATGCGGCTCGTCACCTCCTTCGCCACCACGGGCGCCGATATCGAGCGCTTCCTCTCCATCGCCGCCAAGGCGGCCCGGCCGCTCGCGGCGGAGTGA
- a CDS encoding lytic murein transglycosylase, which produces MTTDTHRRGTFGAALALALLSAAPAMAQGSFQDCLRGLEQQARSRGVLPQVFAEATAGLSPDNSILALLDRQPEFSRQPWDYINGLVAANRIAEGRRMLQVHRAAFDRAQQETGVDKHIIAAIWGIETSFGKAKGNTSVVRATATLACYGRRQDFFRGEFVAALQIINQGHVAPAAFRGSWAGAFGHTQFMPSTFLRAARSANGSQRIDLVGSVPDALMSTGNLLRAEGWQAGQGWGYEVTVPAGLDLSLAGRDRPQTVAQWEARGVRRVGGQAFPRRGDQAFLHLPGGAAGPAFLMLPNFRVIMKYNNSENYAMAVGHLADRLRGGGGFVRPWPTAERPLTQQERIELQQRLAQVGLYSGTVDGKLGAGTREALQRFQQRAGMPADGFPTAALLQRLRRGG; this is translated from the coding sequence ATGACGACCGACACGCATCGACGCGGAACTTTCGGCGCAGCCTTGGCGCTCGCATTGCTGTCGGCAGCGCCCGCCATGGCACAGGGCAGCTTCCAGGACTGCCTGCGCGGCCTCGAGCAGCAGGCCCGCTCGCGCGGCGTCCTCCCCCAGGTCTTCGCCGAGGCAACCGCCGGCCTCAGCCCCGACAATTCCATCCTCGCCCTGCTCGACCGGCAGCCGGAATTCTCCCGCCAGCCCTGGGACTACATCAACGGCCTCGTCGCGGCGAACCGCATCGCCGAGGGCCGGCGGATGCTGCAGGTCCATCGCGCCGCCTTCGACCGGGCCCAGCAGGAGACCGGCGTCGACAAGCACATCATCGCCGCGATCTGGGGCATCGAGACGAGCTTCGGCAAGGCCAAGGGCAATACCAGCGTCGTCCGCGCCACCGCCACGCTCGCCTGCTATGGCCGCCGCCAGGATTTCTTCCGCGGCGAGTTCGTCGCGGCGCTGCAGATCATCAACCAGGGCCACGTCGCCCCCGCCGCCTTCCGCGGCTCCTGGGCCGGCGCCTTCGGCCACACCCAGTTCATGCCCTCGACCTTCCTCCGCGCGGCGCGCTCGGCCAATGGCTCGCAGCGCATCGACCTCGTCGGCTCGGTCCCCGATGCGCTGATGTCGACCGGCAACCTCCTGCGGGCCGAAGGCTGGCAGGCGGGTCAAGGCTGGGGCTACGAGGTGACGGTGCCGGCGGGGCTCGACCTGTCGCTGGCCGGTCGCGACCGGCCTCAGACCGTCGCCCAGTGGGAGGCGCGCGGCGTGCGCCGCGTCGGCGGCCAGGCCTTCCCGCGCCGCGGCGACCAGGCCTTCCTGCACCTGCCGGGCGGCGCTGCCGGCCCGGCCTTCCTGATGCTCCCGAATTTCCGGGTCATCATGAAGTACAACAACTCCGAGAACTACGCGATGGCGGTGGGCCATCTCGCCGACCGGCTGCGCGGCGGCGGCGGCTTCGTGCGGCCCTGGCCGACGGCCGAGCGGCCGCTCACCCAGCAGGAGCGGATCGAGCTGCAGCAGCGCCTCGCCCAGGTCGGGCTCTACAGCGGCACGGTGGACGGCAAGCTCGGCGCGGGAACCCGCGAAGCCCTGCAGCGCTTCCAGCAGCGGGCGGGGATGCCCGCCGACGGTTTTCCGACCGCCGCCCTGCTCCAGCGCCTGCGCCGCGGCGGCTGA
- a CDS encoding SGNH/GDSL hydrolase family protein: MTLLRHLLLLACLAIAALAAVPAGAQSPYVDDRYPHLLAPRDQRPRILSIPQGSRQTPRAARPTESVRPPTTTTARGAATEGGAPAEAPAPTTFVLVLGDNLAEWLAYGLGPAFEDVPELGIIDRSRLASGLTRPDVLDWAKAVPETFAGIAKIDFVVMLVGSNDRQAIRLERETVDPEDERWRGLYAERVDQVMQAMKARGVPVYWVGVPPLRGQRLSTHMQLLNAIYKERAERNGVTFVDVWNGFVDEHGNYTQFGPDFAGQIRRLRTADGVHFTTAGARKLALFLEQELRRDLVGRITPALPPGTDPGAPGTPPAGPEAAAPGATTPGTPAPAAPPRPAIGPVFVLHGNPTLPAGTTAPTAAPVGGQLAGASGARPAGSAAASVLVRGEAPAPMTGRIDDFRWPRPGEATNPPAATVPARSP, translated from the coding sequence GTGACCCTTCTTCGACATCTCCTGCTGCTGGCCTGCCTCGCCATCGCCGCCCTCGCGGCGGTGCCGGCTGGCGCGCAGTCGCCCTATGTCGACGACCGCTACCCGCATCTCCTCGCCCCGCGTGACCAGCGCCCGCGCATCCTGTCGATCCCGCAGGGCTCTCGCCAGACGCCGCGCGCCGCCCGCCCCACAGAATCCGTCCGCCCGCCGACCACCACAACGGCCCGCGGCGCGGCGACGGAAGGCGGCGCGCCCGCCGAGGCGCCGGCCCCCACCACCTTCGTCCTCGTGCTCGGCGACAATCTCGCGGAATGGCTCGCCTATGGCCTCGGGCCCGCCTTCGAGGACGTGCCCGAACTCGGCATCATCGACCGTAGCCGGCTCGCCTCCGGCCTGACGCGGCCGGATGTCCTCGACTGGGCCAAGGCGGTGCCCGAAACCTTCGCCGGCATCGCCAAGATCGACTTCGTCGTCATGCTGGTCGGCTCCAACGACCGCCAGGCCATCCGCCTCGAGCGCGAGACGGTGGACCCCGAGGACGAGCGCTGGCGCGGCCTCTACGCCGAGCGCGTCGACCAGGTGATGCAGGCCATGAAGGCGCGCGGCGTGCCGGTCTACTGGGTCGGCGTGCCGCCGCTGCGCGGCCAGCGCCTGTCGACCCACATGCAGCTGCTCAACGCGATCTACAAGGAACGGGCCGAGCGCAACGGCGTCACCTTCGTCGATGTCTGGAACGGCTTCGTCGACGAGCACGGCAACTACACCCAGTTCGGCCCCGACTTCGCCGGCCAGATCCGCCGCCTGCGCACCGCCGACGGCGTCCATTTCACCACGGCAGGCGCGCGCAAGCTCGCCCTCTTCCTCGAACAGGAACTGCGGCGCGATCTCGTCGGCCGCATCACGCCGGCCCTGCCGCCGGGCACGGACCCGGGTGCTCCCGGGACACCACCGGCGGGACCGGAAGCCGCGGCCCCGGGCGCGACCACGCCGGGCACGCCCGCACCCGCCGCGCCGCCGCGTCCCGCCATCGGCCCGGTCTTCGTCCTGCATGGCAACCCGACCCTGCCCGCCGGCACCACCGCCCCGACGGCCGCGCCTGTCGGCGGCCAGCTCGCGGGGGCAAGCGGCGCCCGTCCGGCCGGCAGCGCCGCCGCCTCCGTCCTGGTGCGGGGCGAGGCCCCCGCCCCGATGACCGGCCGCATCGACGACTTCCGGTGGCCCCGGCCGGGGGAGGCGACCAACCCTCCCGCGGCGACCGTTCCCGCCCGATCCCCCTGA